One genomic segment of Thermovibrio guaymasensis includes these proteins:
- a CDS encoding ArsR/SmtB family transcription factor — protein sequence MDRETKIAEIFKALGHPTRLRILEYLSEGERCVKDIWQELGIPQPTVSQHINTLREVGIISCRKEGVKTCYKIEMPIVVKIMKLLKEEVE from the coding sequence GTGGATAGAGAGACAAAAATAGCTGAGATCTTTAAGGCGCTTGGCCATCCTACGAGGTTGAGAATTCTTGAGTACCTCAGTGAAGGTGAAAGGTGCGTTAAGGACATATGGCAGGAGCTTGGAATCCCTCAGCCGACTGTTTCTCAGCACATAAATACTTTAAGGGAGGTAGGTATTATTTCCTGTAGGAAGGAGGGAGTTAAGACCTGCTATAAGATAGAAATGCCAATAGTTGTTAAAATAATGAAACTTTTAAAAGAGGAGGTAGAGTAA
- the trxA gene encoding thioredoxin: MAQEIRTVEEFEREVLQSDIPVLVDFWAPWCGPCRMLAPTIDELAQEYEGKVKVVKVNTDELPMVAMQYGIRGIPTVMLFVNGDVADVKVGLQPKAVFENMIERVLGE, from the coding sequence ATGGCTCAAGAAATTAGGACAGTTGAAGAGTTTGAAAGGGAAGTTCTTCAATCAGATATTCCAGTCCTTGTTGACTTCTGGGCTCCTTGGTGTGGACCTTGTAGGATGCTTGCTCCAACAATTGATGAACTTGCCCAGGAGTATGAAGGAAAGGTAAAGGTAGTTAAAGTAAACACTGACGAGCTTCCGATGGTTGCTATGCAGTACGGAATAAGGGGAATTCCAACCGTTATGCTCTTTGTAAACGGTGACGTTGCCGATGTAAAGGTCGGACTTCAGCCAAAGGCCGTTTTTGAAA